In the genome of Paracoccus tegillarcae, one region contains:
- a CDS encoding FAD-dependent oxidoreductase, whose amino-acid sequence MAEAYDLIVLGSGAAGLSAAVTAAHHGLSVALLEKAPVLGGTSAWSGGWIWAPGNEIARRAGMTEDRALPRLYLQGVLGDRFDAPRVDAFLAAAPQMVEFFDTQTALQFDGGLPIPDTYGDLRGAGTGGRSVIAKPYDGRQLGREIALLREPLPETTLRGMTIQAGPDLKAFMTATRSVRSFGYVAGRITRHMADLAIHRRAMQLRNGSALIARLIRSALDLRVDLRTFVTVTGLIRTDGRVTGVQTATRTLTARAGVVIATGGFPHDPVLREDLMPRNAEHISLAVPTATGDGARLIKAVGGAFSADVAAPAAYCPVSRAVWPGGREGGFPHIIERGKPGLIGVLADGRRFCNEGLGYHDYVRAMLSAVPVGQPARSWLICDHRFIRRYGLGIVRPAPMPLGGWVRSGYLKRGVSLTDLAAVTGIDAAGLARTVKTFNSHAAQGKDPRFGRGTTPYMRLQGDPEQRPNPCLAPIVNAPFYAVEVLPGSFGTLAGITTDPQARVLDAAGAPIPGLYAAGADALSVFGGHYPAGGINLGPALTFGFIAGRHAAKGAS is encoded by the coding sequence ATGGCTGAGGCTTATGATCTGATCGTGCTGGGCTCGGGCGCCGCAGGGCTGTCTGCGGCAGTCACGGCGGCGCATCACGGATTAAGCGTGGCGCTGTTGGAAAAGGCGCCGGTGCTGGGCGGCACCTCCGCCTGGTCCGGGGGCTGGATCTGGGCGCCCGGCAACGAGATCGCGCGGCGCGCAGGGATGACCGAAGACCGGGCACTGCCGCGTCTTTATCTGCAAGGCGTTCTTGGCGATCGGTTCGATGCGCCACGCGTCGACGCCTTTCTGGCCGCCGCGCCGCAGATGGTCGAGTTCTTTGACACACAGACTGCCCTGCAATTCGACGGCGGCTTGCCGATCCCCGACACCTATGGCGATCTGCGAGGCGCCGGGACGGGCGGGCGTTCGGTCATCGCCAAGCCCTATGACGGACGTCAACTGGGCCGCGAAATTGCCTTGCTGCGCGAGCCGTTGCCCGAAACCACCCTGCGCGGGATGACCATTCAGGCCGGGCCGGATCTCAAGGCATTCATGACGGCCACGCGCTCGGTCCGTTCTTTCGGCTATGTCGCCGGCCGTATCACGCGGCATATGGCGGATCTGGCGATCCATCGACGCGCGATGCAGCTGCGCAATGGCAGCGCGTTGATCGCCCGGCTGATCCGCTCTGCGCTGGATCTGAGGGTCGATCTGCGCACGTTTGTAACGGTGACGGGGCTGATCCGGACGGATGGACGCGTGACTGGGGTTCAGACCGCGACCCGCACCCTGACCGCGAGGGCAGGGGTGGTAATCGCAACCGGGGGCTTTCCTCACGACCCGGTTCTGCGCGAGGATCTGATGCCACGCAACGCCGAACACATCAGCCTTGCCGTGCCGACCGCGACAGGCGACGGCGCGCGCCTGATCAAGGCGGTTGGGGGTGCGTTCAGCGCCGATGTCGCTGCGCCCGCCGCCTATTGTCCGGTCAGCCGTGCGGTCTGGCCCGGCGGGCGTGAGGGCGGCTTTCCCCATATCATCGAGCGCGGCAAACCCGGTCTGATCGGGGTGTTGGCCGATGGCCGGCGGTTCTGTAACGAGGGGCTGGGCTATCATGACTATGTGCGCGCGATGCTGTCGGCAGTACCGGTCGGCCAACCCGCGCGGTCCTGGCTGATCTGTGATCACCGCTTTATTCGCCGCTATGGTCTGGGCATCGTGCGGCCCGCGCCGATGCCTTTGGGGGGCTGGGTGCGGTCGGGCTATCTGAAGCGGGGTGTGTCTTTGACGGATCTGGCTGCCGTCACGGGCATTGATGCGGCTGGGTTGGCGCGGACGGTAAAAACCTTCAACAGCCATGCCGCACAGGGCAAGGACCCCCGATTTGGCCGTGGCACCACGCCCTATATGCGCCTGCAGGGTGATCCCGAACAGCGCCCGAACCCCTGCCTTGCCCCGATCGTGAACGCACCCTTTTACGCGGTCGAGGTTCTGCCCGGCAGCTTTGGCACACTTGCCGGCATTACCACCGATCCGCAGGCCCGTGTGCTGGATGCCGCCGGCGCGCCGATCCCTGGCCTTTATGCCGCCGGGGCCGATGCGCTCAGCGTCTTTGGCGGGCATTATCCAGCGGGCGGCATCAACCTTGGCCCGGCCCTGACCTTTGGCTTTATCGCCGGTCGCCATGCGGCAAAGGGGGCGTCATGA
- a CDS encoding sugar phosphate isomerase/epimerase family protein — protein MSHRLSAAHLSAITLPPPDFIHAAADAGFSGVGLRLLRVTGDSPGYPLMADPAALRATRAAMRATGLAVRDIEFVKITPQIDIAGLAPMLDAGADLGARHLIAAPYDDDLSRLADGLGDLSALAASRQIGVVLEFFPWTVVPDLATCWRVVQQAGPEIGILVDSLHFDRSDPDHALLASIPSARLPFAHLCDAPRLPVYGSQNLLHTARAERLPPGQGEIELDRFIEALPKDIDLSLEVPMTQMLTERGGAAVLRRIHDVTTAHLARIRSSG, from the coding sequence ATGAGCCACCGTCTGTCCGCAGCCCATCTGTCCGCCATCACCCTGCCGCCACCCGATTTCATCCATGCGGCCGCCGATGCGGGCTTTTCCGGTGTCGGGCTGCGTCTCTTGCGCGTGACCGGGGATAGCCCCGGCTATCCGTTGATGGCGGACCCCGCCGCGCTGCGCGCAACCCGTGCTGCGATGCGGGCGACGGGTCTGGCTGTGCGCGACATCGAATTCGTCAAGATCACGCCCCAGATCGACATTGCGGGTCTGGCACCGATGCTGGATGCGGGGGCCGATCTTGGCGCCCGGCATCTGATTGCCGCGCCCTATGACGACGACCTGTCGCGTCTGGCCGACGGCTTGGGTGACCTGTCCGCGTTGGCTGCGTCGCGTCAGATCGGTGTCGTGCTGGAGTTCTTTCCCTGGACCGTGGTGCCCGATCTTGCGACATGCTGGCGCGTGGTGCAGCAGGCCGGGCCTGAAATTGGCATTCTGGTCGACAGCCTGCATTTCGACCGCTCGGACCCGGATCACGCGCTGCTGGCCAGCATACCGTCCGCGCGATTGCCCTTTGCCCATCTTTGCGATGCGCCGCGTTTGCCGGTTTATGGCAGCCAGAACCTGCTGCACACCGCCCGCGCCGAGCGGTTGCCGCCCGGTCAGGGTGAAATCGAACTGGATAGATTTATCGAGGCACTGCCCAAAGACATTGATCTGTCGCTTGAGGTGCCGATGACCCAGATGCTGACCGAACGTGGCGGCGCAGCGGTTCTGCGCCGGATCCACGATGTGACGACGGCCCATCTGGCCCGGATCAGATCATCCGGCTGA
- a CDS encoding twin-arginine translocation signal domain-containing protein: MTKKLLTPSERILSGRRDFLKKAGLGAGAAAASTLAAPAVLAQGAPLKWRLQSYSGAPLGAHVIKPQIDAFNAAADGQMEIELYYADQLVPTADLFRAMQNGTLDAVQSDEATMASPVDISVFGGYFPFATRYSLDVPSLFKYYGLNEIWKEAYDEVDNVTWLSAGAWDPLHIFTVDKPIRSLADMQGLRVFGVPTAGKFLSRYGLIPVTIPWDNVEVAMQTGELDGVAWCGFTEAYEVGWADVCNYALTNSVTGAWFGSYFANAASWDKVPEHLKQLFLMSIDQSHYYRAVWYWGGEAKLRVEGEKMELTSIPPEEWNQVTKDAESFWDEVAASSDRAGRVVQAFKTYAANMEAAGYPYR; encoded by the coding sequence ATGACCAAGAAGCTATTGACCCCATCGGAACGGATTCTCTCTGGGCGCCGCGATTTCCTGAAAAAGGCCGGGCTTGGCGCGGGGGCTGCGGCAGCCTCGACGCTGGCCGCGCCCGCCGTGCTGGCGCAGGGTGCGCCGCTGAAATGGCGGCTGCAATCCTATTCCGGTGCACCGCTTGGCGCCCATGTGATCAAGCCGCAGATCGACGCCTTCAACGCCGCCGCTGATGGCCAGATGGAGATCGAACTATACTACGCCGACCAGTTGGTTCCCACCGCCGACCTGTTCCGCGCCATGCAGAACGGCACGCTGGACGCGGTGCAATCGGATGAGGCAACCATGGCCTCGCCGGTCGATATTTCGGTTTTCGGGGGCTATTTCCCCTTTGCCACGCGCTACAGTCTCGATGTGCCTTCGCTGTTCAAATATTACGGCCTGAACGAGATCTGGAAAGAAGCCTATGACGAGGTCGACAACGTCACCTGGCTATCGGCTGGCGCGTGGGATCCGCTGCACATCTTTACCGTCGACAAACCGATCCGCAGCCTTGCCGACATGCAGGGCCTGCGCGTCTTTGGGGTGCCGACTGCGGGCAAGTTCCTGTCGCGTTACGGGCTGATCCCGGTCACCATCCCATGGGACAACGTCGAGGTCGCCATGCAAACCGGCGAATTGGACGGCGTTGCCTGGTGCGGCTTTACCGAGGCCTATGAAGTGGGCTGGGCCGATGTCTGCAATTACGCGCTGACCAATTCGGTGACCGGCGCGTGGTTCGGCAGCTATTTCGCGAACGCCGCCAGTTGGGACAAGGTGCCCGAACACCTGAAACAGCTGTTCCTGATGTCCATCGACCAGTCGCATTACTATCGCGCGGTCTGGTATTGGGGCGGCGAGGCCAAGCTGCGGGTCGAGGGCGAGAAGATGGAACTGACCAGCATCCCGCCCGAGGAATGGAACCAGGTCACCAAGGATGCCGAGAGCTTCTGGGACGAGGTGGCCGCATCCAGCGACCGTGCGGGTCGCGTGGTGCAGGCCTTCAAGACCTATGCCGCGAATATGGAAGCGGCCGGCTATCCCTATCGCTGA
- a CDS encoding cytochrome b, producing the protein MSHHSHQAASFTHTQKALHWTVVALLLLQYLFFDGMGRPLREKIETGIATFSFTVVAHIVIGVTVLVLAVWRIRLRMTHGAPTAPGSEPGWARTLARISLILMYVMLIGLPIGGMIGWFTSSEAIAGLHALGTNVLLALILLHVGAVLVHQFIWKTGLLSRMI; encoded by the coding sequence ATGAGCCATCACTCCCACCAGGCCGCATCGTTCACCCATACGCAAAAGGCGCTGCACTGGACCGTCGTCGCGCTGCTATTGCTGCAATACCTGTTCTTCGACGGCATGGGCCGCCCCTTGCGCGAAAAGATCGAGACCGGCATCGCCACGTTTTCCTTTACCGTCGTCGCCCATATCGTCATCGGCGTCACGGTTCTGGTTCTGGCGGTTTGGCGCATCAGATTGCGCATGACCCACGGCGCGCCCACCGCGCCAGGCAGCGAGCCAGGCTGGGCGCGAACACTCGCCAGGATTTCCCTTATCCTGATGTATGTGATGCTGATCGGGCTGCCTATCGGGGGCATGATCGGTTGGTTCACCAGTTCCGAGGCCATCGCCGGTCTGCACGCTTTGGGCACCAATGTCCTGCTGGCGCTGATCCTGCTGCATGTTGGCGCCGTTCTGGTCCATCAATTCATCTGGAAAACGGGGCTGCTCAGCCGGATGATCTGA
- a CDS encoding TRAP transporter large permease — protein sequence MSYEAIALLMFASMVLLLVSGQRVFAAIGFVAAGAALLLYGQGAIELPFNQVFKLFNWYAMLTLPMFIYMGYVLSESGIAEDLYKMLHVWFGRLRGGLAIGTIFLMVIISAMNGLSVAGMAIGATIALPEMLRRGYDKVLISGVVQGGASLGILIPPSVVMVLYGMIARQPVSKLWFAGLIPGLIMAAMFVAYIVVRARMNPALAPVVDEEELNMPFREKLALARAGIIPFVIFFTMTGLFVMGYTSLVESSAVGATAATLATVAKGRFTWQLIKNVSMKTLSVSCMFLWLILAALAFGAVFDGLGAVRAVENLFINTWDLGPWQVIIMMQLSFIVMGIFLDDTAMLVIVAPLYVPLVGMLDLGFDNQLIWFGVLYTITCQIAYITPPFGYNLFLMRSLAPREITLIDIYRSIWPFALMMAITIALVMLWPGLALWLPEQMNVRG from the coding sequence ATGAGTTACGAGGCCATCGCCCTTTTGATGTTCGCCTCGATGGTGTTGCTGTTGGTCAGTGGCCAGCGTGTCTTTGCGGCAATCGGCTTTGTCGCCGCGGGCGCGGCGCTGTTGCTTTATGGTCAGGGCGCGATCGAGCTGCCGTTCAACCAGGTGTTCAAGCTGTTCAACTGGTACGCGATGCTGACGCTGCCGATGTTCATCTATATGGGCTACGTCCTGTCGGAATCCGGCATTGCCGAGGATCTCTACAAGATGCTGCATGTCTGGTTCGGGCGGCTGCGCGGCGGTCTGGCCATCGGCACGATCTTTCTGATGGTCATCATCTCGGCGATGAACGGGTTGTCTGTCGCCGGCATGGCCATCGGCGCAACCATCGCCCTGCCCGAGATGCTGCGGCGCGGTTATGACAAGGTGCTGATCTCGGGTGTGGTGCAAGGCGGTGCGTCGCTTGGCATCCTGATCCCGCCCTCGGTGGTGATGGTGCTCTACGGCATGATCGCGCGCCAGCCGGTGTCGAAACTGTGGTTCGCCGGGCTTATCCCCGGCCTGATCATGGCGGCGATGTTCGTCGCCTATATCGTCGTACGCGCCCGCATGAACCCGGCGCTTGCCCCGGTCGTGGACGAGGAAGAGTTGAACATGCCCTTCAGGGAAAAGCTGGCGCTGGCACGCGCGGGCATCATTCCCTTCGTGATCTTCTTTACCATGACCGGCCTCTTCGTGATGGGCTATACCTCGCTGGTCGAAAGCTCGGCCGTGGGGGCAACGGCTGCGACGCTGGCCACCGTGGCAAAGGGGCGCTTTACCTGGCAATTGATCAAGAACGTGTCGATGAAGACCCTGTCGGTCAGTTGCATGTTCCTGTGGCTGATCCTGGCGGCGCTGGCCTTTGGCGCGGTGTTTGACGGGCTGGGTGCTGTGCGCGCGGTCGAGAACCTGTTCATCAACACCTGGGATCTGGGCCCGTGGCAGGTGATCATCATGATGCAGCTATCCTTCATCGTGATGGGCATCTTTCTGGACGATACTGCCATGCTGGTCATCGTTGCGCCGCTTTACGTGCCGCTGGTGGGGATGCTGGATCTGGGCTTTGACAACCAACTGATCTGGTTCGGCGTGCTCTACACGATCACCTGCCAGATTGCGTATATCACCCCGCCCTTTGGCTATAACCTGTTCCTGATGCGCTCGCTCGCGCCCAGGGAAATCACGCTGATCGACATCTATCGGTCGATCTGGCCGTTTGCGCTGATGATGGCGATCACCATCGCGCTGGTGATGCTGTGGCCCGGCCTTGCGCTGTGGCTGCCCGAGCAGATGAATGTACGGGGCTGA
- a CDS encoding glutamine synthetase family protein gives MPANLTMDSLKTAIAAGEIDTVAVALVDMQGRLMGKRFHAQHFLDAHDETHCCNYLLATDYEMFTVPGYQATSWEKGYGDYTMRPDLSTLRRLPWAPGTALCMADLLDHHSHEPVPHAPRNVLAAQVARAHDMGFEPMMATELEFFMFEESFKELFDAGYQTPTPTARFNVDYALAETSGDEAVMRPLRNGLYAAGIPVECSKGEAERGQHEINARYSDALDTADMHVLIKMATKDIARQAGRSVTFMAKYNHDRVGSSSHVHQSLAQDGANIFVDASDPHGMSALMKSYVAGQLAHADALTLFLAPNINSYKRFVSGTFAPTRAVWSVDNRTAGFRLCGEGSKAVRIECRIGGADLNPYMACAALLAAGLDGIAKGMTLGPALSGDVYQAADAPEVPRTLGAAAEAASKSAMLRAAFGEEVVDHYCRAAMWEIEEQNRVVTDWEVARGFERA, from the coding sequence ATGCCTGCAAACCTGACCATGGACAGCCTGAAAACCGCAATTGCGGCTGGCGAGATCGACACCGTTGCCGTGGCGCTGGTCGATATGCAGGGCCGGCTGATGGGCAAGCGTTTCCATGCGCAGCATTTTCTGGATGCGCATGACGAAACCCATTGCTGCAACTATCTGCTGGCCACCGATTACGAGATGTTCACCGTGCCCGGCTATCAGGCCACCAGTTGGGAAAAGGGCTATGGCGACTATACCATGCGCCCGGATCTGAGCACGCTGCGCCGGCTGCCCTGGGCGCCCGGTACCGCGCTGTGCATGGCCGATCTCTTGGATCACCACAGCCATGAGCCCGTCCCCCATGCACCGCGCAATGTGCTGGCCGCGCAGGTCGCCCGCGCCCATGACATGGGGTTCGAGCCGATGATGGCGACCGAGTTGGAATTCTTCATGTTCGAAGAGAGTTTCAAGGAACTGTTCGACGCGGGCTACCAGACGCCCACGCCCACCGCGCGCTTCAATGTCGATTACGCACTGGCAGAGACCTCGGGCGATGAGGCGGTGATGCGCCCGCTGCGCAACGGGCTCTACGCCGCCGGCATCCCGGTCGAATGTTCCAAGGGCGAGGCAGAGCGCGGCCAGCACGAAATCAACGCCCGTTATTCCGACGCGCTGGACACGGCGGATATGCATGTGCTGATCAAGATGGCCACCAAAGACATCGCGCGGCAGGCCGGGCGCTCGGTCACGTTCATGGCCAAATACAACCATGACCGGGTTGGCAGTTCGTCGCATGTGCATCAGTCGCTGGCCCAGGACGGCGCGAATATCTTTGTCGATGCCAGCGATCCGCATGGCATGTCGGCGCTGATGAAATCCTATGTCGCAGGGCAATTGGCCCATGCCGACGCGCTGACCCTGTTTCTTGCGCCCAATATCAACAGCTACAAACGCTTTGTTTCCGGCACCTTCGCCCCCACCCGCGCAGTCTGGAGCGTGGATAACCGCACCGCCGGGTTCCGCCTGTGCGGTGAGGGCAGCAAGGCCGTGCGCATCGAATGCCGCATCGGCGGGGCCGACCTGAACCCCTATATGGCCTGCGCCGCCCTGCTGGCCGCCGGGCTGGACGGGATCGCGAAGGGCATGACGCTTGGACCGGCGCTGTCGGGCGACGTCTATCAGGCAGCCGACGCCCCCGAGGTGCCGCGCACATTGGGCGCAGCCGCAGAGGCGGCATCGAAGTCTGCAATGCTGCGTGCCGCCTTTGGCGAGGAGGTGGTGGACCATTACTGCCGCGCCGCCATGTGGGAGATCGAAGAACAAAACCGCGTCGTGACCGATTGGGAGGTCGCACGCGGGTTCGAACGCGCCTGA
- a CDS encoding TRAP transporter small permease subunit, whose product MPKIIRSYVRTVDRVSDWAGWLAASLIFLMGATLLFDAVTRNVINMPVHWAIELTQFTLAAYYFLGGPFTLKNEDHVRMDLLYSRLSERGKAKLDLVTIWCLIFYLGVMLAGSISSLRYAISTDERRFSMWNPSVIPIKALMVFCLILMLLQAFSLVFKHIATLRGETLT is encoded by the coding sequence ATGCCCAAGATCATCCGCAGCTATGTGCGCACCGTCGACCGCGTCAGCGATTGGGCCGGTTGGCTGGCGGCATCGCTGATCTTTCTCATGGGTGCGACGCTGTTGTTCGATGCGGTGACGCGCAACGTGATCAACATGCCGGTTCATTGGGCGATCGAACTGACGCAGTTCACGCTGGCCGCCTATTATTTTCTGGGCGGCCCCTTCACCCTGAAGAACGAGGACCATGTGCGCATGGATCTGCTGTATTCGCGGCTCAGCGAACGCGGCAAGGCCAAGCTGGACCTTGTGACCATCTGGTGCCTGATCTTCTATCTGGGGGTGATGCTGGCCGGCTCGATCAGCAGCCTGCGATACGCGATCTCAACCGATGAGCGGCGCTTTTCGATGTGGAATCCGTCGGTCATTCCGATCAAGGCGCTGATGGTCTTTTGCCTCATCCTGATGCTGCTGCAGGCGTTCTCGCTGGTGTTCAAGCATATCGCGACCCTGCGCGGAGAGACCCTCACATGA
- a CDS encoding iron-containing alcohol dehydrogenase, whose protein sequence is MNLTANWSYPTAIKFGAGRIAELPDLCRAAGITRPLLVTDRMLADLPITLTTLARLEAAGLGRALFSDVDPNPNEGNMQAGLTAYRAGDHDGVVCFGGGSALDLGKMIALMVDQPVPVWELEDIGDWWTRANPDTIAPIIAVPTTAGTGSEVGRAGVLTNSDTHQKKIIFHPKLLPTYTICDPELTMGMPRAITAGTGMDALAHCLEAYCSPHYHPMSQGIALEGMRLVLENLPRAYATPDDLQARAHMMSAAAMGAVAFQKGLGAIHSLSHPIGAVYNTHHGTTNAVVMPMVLDFNRPAIEDRIARAARYLGIDDGFDGFRARVMSLRADLKIPGNLAAMGVEESRLDELTEMALADPSCGGNPVEMTQANTRALFQAAMSDA, encoded by the coding sequence ATGAACCTGACCGCCAACTGGTCCTATCCGACCGCCATCAAGTTCGGCGCTGGCCGGATCGCTGAACTGCCCGATCTGTGCCGCGCGGCAGGCATCACCCGACCGCTCTTGGTCACCGACCGAATGCTGGCCGATCTGCCGATCACGCTGACCACCCTTGCCCGGCTGGAAGCCGCAGGTCTGGGCCGCGCCCTCTTTTCCGATGTCGATCCCAATCCGAATGAAGGCAATATGCAGGCAGGTCTGACGGCCTATCGCGCTGGCGACCATGACGGGGTTGTCTGCTTTGGCGGTGGCTCGGCGCTGGATCTGGGCAAGATGATTGCGCTGATGGTCGATCAGCCGGTCCCGGTCTGGGAACTCGAGGATATCGGCGACTGGTGGACCCGCGCCAATCCCGACACCATCGCCCCGATCATTGCCGTGCCGACCACGGCGGGAACCGGTTCAGAGGTCGGGCGCGCCGGCGTCCTGACCAACAGCGACACGCATCAGAAAAAGATCATCTTTCACCCAAAATTGCTGCCCACCTACACGATCTGCGACCCGGAACTGACCATGGGGATGCCGCGCGCGATCACCGCAGGCACCGGCATGGATGCGCTGGCCCATTGCCTCGAGGCCTATTGCAGTCCGCATTACCACCCGATGAGCCAGGGGATCGCATTGGAGGGCATGCGGCTGGTGTTGGAAAACCTGCCCCGCGCCTATGCCACACCCGACGATCTGCAAGCGCGCGCCCATATGATGAGCGCGGCAGCCATGGGCGCCGTGGCGTTTCAAAAGGGCCTTGGCGCAATCCATTCGCTCAGCCATCCGATAGGCGCGGTCTACAACACCCATCACGGCACCACGAATGCGGTGGTCATGCCCATGGTGCTGGATTTCAACCGCCCCGCGATCGAGGACCGCATCGCCCGCGCCGCCCGCTATCTGGGTATTGATGACGGTTTCGACGGTTTTCGCGCCCGTGTGATGAGCCTGCGGGCCGATTTGAAAATCCCCGGCAATCTTGCCGCCATGGGGGTCGAGGAAAGCCGGCTGGACGAATTGACCGAGATGGCGCTGGCTGATCCCTCTTGTGGTGGCAACCCCGTCGAGATGACGCAGGCAAACACCCGTGCGCTGTTTCAGGCTGCGATGTCCGACGCCTGA
- a CDS encoding DeoR/GlpR family DNA-binding transcription regulator: MKPRERRLQIEGLIREQGAASVEALADRFTVSTETIRRDLSQLAEAGRIIKVHGGARSTRLLNEPSMPVRAGLACGEKARIGRRLAEAIGPGDTLFIDTGSTTLAAAAALAQIAGLTIITNSLRLAETLTLEGSDADIHLLGGRYAAENAQTVGPSVLGQIAEYQADHCVLTVAALSPEVGAMDASHDEAQIARTMLANARNLIVLADSTKLGRRAAFTVCRTDRIGLIITDDRISTTAHAAFDASGVAVWT; this comes from the coding sequence ATGAAACCTCGCGAGAGACGATTGCAGATCGAAGGGCTCATTCGGGAACAAGGTGCTGCAAGCGTCGAGGCGCTGGCAGACCGCTTTACCGTCTCGACCGAGACCATCCGCAGGGATCTGTCGCAACTGGCCGAGGCGGGCCGGATCATCAAGGTCCATGGCGGCGCGCGCAGCACGCGCCTGTTGAACGAACCCTCGATGCCGGTCCGTGCCGGGCTGGCCTGCGGCGAAAAGGCCCGGATCGGCCGCAGACTGGCCGAGGCAATCGGCCCGGGCGACACGCTGTTCATCGACACCGGATCGACCACGCTGGCAGCCGCCGCCGCTCTGGCGCAGATCGCGGGGCTGACGATCATCACCAATTCCCTGCGGCTGGCCGAGACACTGACGCTTGAGGGGTCGGATGCCGATATCCACCTGCTGGGCGGGCGCTATGCGGCCGAGAACGCACAGACCGTTGGCCCCTCGGTTCTGGGCCAGATCGCCGAATATCAGGCCGATCACTGTGTGCTGACCGTCGCCGCCCTGTCGCCCGAGGTGGGCGCGATGGATGCCAGCCATGACGAGGCCCAGATCGCGCGCACCATGCTGGCCAATGCCCGCAACCTGATCGTGCTGGCCGACAGCACCAAGCTGGGACGCCGCGCGGCCTTTACCGTCTGCCGCACCGACCGGATCGGGCTGATCATCACCGACGACCGCATCAGCACCACCGCACACGCAGCCTTCGACGCCAGCGGAGTCGCGGTCTGGACCTGA
- a CDS encoding aldehyde dehydrogenase family protein: MSGKIKLVSPIDGAVHVERDILSPDQARDAVARARAAQPEWAARPLDERIGLVMAGIDALIAMNDEIVPELARMMGRPVRYGGEMGGVRERADYMAGIATSALAPQIAEDSDAFHRELRREPVGVVFVIAPWNYPYLTAINAILPALMAGNSVVLKHASQTLLAGDRLARAMHQGGVPKDVFQNLILDHATTEALIAERSFGFVNFTGSVGGGQAIERAAAGGFTGTGLELGGKDPGYVAEDADLDAAVDGLMDGAMFNSGQCCCGIERIYVHDSLYDAFVARAADWVRDLRLGDPLDPETTMGPMAHARFARLVRDQIGDAIAAGARPLIDAGGFPADDGGAYLAPQVLVDVTHDMRVMREESFGPVVGIMRVSGDDQAIELMNDSDYGLTASIWTSDAGRAAKIGNRLETGTVFMNRCDYLDPALCWTGVKDTGRGASLSALGFQAVTRPKSFHLKKVTA, encoded by the coding sequence ATGTCGGGAAAGATAAAGCTGGTTTCGCCGATTGACGGCGCGGTTCATGTCGAACGGGACATCTTGTCCCCCGATCAGGCGCGCGACGCCGTCGCCCGCGCCCGCGCAGCGCAGCCCGAATGGGCCGCGCGCCCGCTGGATGAACGGATCGGGCTGGTCATGGCCGGAATCGATGCGCTGATTGCGATGAATGATGAGATCGTGCCGGAACTGGCGCGGATGATGGGCCGCCCGGTGCGCTATGGCGGCGAGATGGGCGGCGTGCGCGAACGTGCCGATTATATGGCGGGCATCGCGACCAGCGCGCTGGCCCCGCAGATCGCCGAAGACAGCGACGCCTTTCACCGCGAATTGCGGCGCGAGCCGGTGGGCGTGGTCTTTGTCATCGCGCCCTGGAACTATCCCTATCTGACCGCCATCAACGCTATCCTGCCCGCGCTGATGGCCGGCAATTCGGTGGTGCTGAAACATGCCAGCCAGACGTTGCTGGCGGGTGACCGGCTGGCGCGGGCAATGCATCAGGGCGGTGTGCCCAAGGACGTATTCCAGAACCTGATCCTGGACCACGCCACCACCGAGGCACTGATCGCCGAGCGCAGCTTTGGGTTCGTGAATTTCACCGGCTCGGTCGGGGGAGGTCAGGCCATCGAACGTGCGGCGGCGGGCGGGTTCACCGGCACCGGGCTGGAACTGGGCGGCAAGGATCCGGGCTATGTCGCCGAGGATGCTGACCTTGACGCCGCCGTGGACGGGCTGATGGACGGCGCGATGTTCAATTCAGGCCAATGCTGCTGCGGGATCGAACGGATTTATGTCCATGACAGCCTTTATGACGCCTTTGTCGCCAGGGCCGCCGATTGGGTCCGCGACCTGCGCCTTGGTGACCCGTTGGATCCGGAAACCACCATGGGGCCGATGGCCCATGCCCGCTTTGCCCGGCTGGTCCGCGACCAGATCGGTGACGCCATCGCAGCGGGCGCGCGTCCCCTGATCGATGCGGGCGGATTCCCCGCCGATGACGGCGGCGCCTATCTGGCGCCGCAGGTGCTGGTCGATGTGACCCATGACATGCGGGTCATGCGCGAGGAAAGCTTTGGCCCGGTGGTCGGGATCATGCGCGTCTCGGGTGATGATCAGGCCATCGAGTTGATGAATGACAGCGATTACGGTCTTACGGCGTCGATCTGGACGTCTGATGCAGGCCGCGCAGCGAAGATCGGCAACCGGCTGGAGACCGGCACCGTTTTCATGAACCGCTGCGACTATCTGGACCCGGCGCTGTGCTGGACCGGCGTCAAGGATACCGGGCGCGGCGCCAGCCTGTCGGCGCTTGGCTTTCAGGCCGTAACCCGCCCCAAATCCTTCCATCTGAAAAAGGTGACTGCATGA